One genomic region from Rhodococcus sp. SBT000017 encodes:
- a CDS encoding trans-aconitate 2-methyltransferase: MPEIDAKFDGLAESYDRTRPRYPAELFGPVVESLRDTRSPLVVDAGAGTGIALETLLPLLPSTAAVHAVDISSDMVTRGRSKFPDVHWMVGTAEDYLAERGSVDALIAAQAYQWMDRARFLTLAGERLRAGGVLAIVQNNRNFGVGGFAEEYETLLEKRSPGYSRNYRSFDIEAELKEVFVKVTTTEISWAQAISVDDFVTMSSSSTQAQRAIAATGLQFLDEVRALSEAHAVDGTVSLPYVSEGFYGWQGL; this comes from the coding sequence ATGCCCGAGATCGATGCGAAGTTCGACGGCCTCGCCGAGAGCTACGACCGTACGAGGCCGCGTTATCCGGCTGAACTGTTCGGTCCGGTGGTCGAGTCTCTTCGAGACACGCGTTCGCCGCTGGTGGTCGATGCTGGAGCTGGAACCGGAATCGCCCTCGAGACGCTACTTCCCTTGCTCCCATCAACGGCTGCGGTCCACGCGGTTGACATCTCGTCGGACATGGTCACGCGGGGACGGTCGAAGTTTCCCGACGTGCACTGGATGGTAGGGACCGCTGAGGACTATCTCGCCGAACGCGGAAGCGTTGATGCGCTCATAGCCGCGCAGGCCTACCAGTGGATGGACCGAGCACGGTTTTTGACGCTCGCAGGTGAGCGGCTACGTGCTGGTGGGGTATTGGCGATCGTGCAGAACAACCGCAACTTCGGGGTAGGTGGGTTCGCGGAGGAATACGAGACCTTGCTCGAGAAGCGGTCACCCGGGTACAGCAGAAACTATCGTTCGTTCGACATCGAAGCCGAGCTGAAGGAGGTGTTCGTCAAGGTCACGACAACTGAAATCAGCTGGGCACAAGCTATATCTGTCGATGACTTCGTGACGATGAGCTCGTCGTCGACGCAGGCGCAGCGCGCGATCGCCGCCACTGGTTTGCAGTTTCTGGACGAGGTTCGAGCCTTGTCCGAAGCCCACGCCGTCGATGGGACGGTCTCGCTTCCGTACGTGTCGGAAGGTTTCTACGGCTGGCAGGGCCTGTGA
- a CDS encoding acetyl-CoA carboxylase biotin carboxylase subunit family protein, which produces MMQAVESVVLVLGRRKPLLERAFGRLDGFRFVDVVALSDTLADYERAADAIVARRPVVGVVATSESTMQLAGYLRTRYGLDGLQFEQSLVVTDKWHMTMAVRSAVLSPRTWLSGQFLHERPSGLPEVVVKPRASSSARGVRRLSYMDALDFLSSDDRLWVVAEAIDVEREFHCDGVVSDGSIAWMQSSEYDRPVLRSFGTRSTTVLDASDPLRDELSLFASAVISAIAIERGVFHLEIMYDGRRLVFGEIGFRPAGTGIAELILRVNEIDLWAEFLAAQLGTERAPDRTAADVRDVAGLIMARPGVNGEPPLDESAARSLPGVIGIGVGNIDRNTDPENMCEYEYLVFFDGVERSSVADLRRAVAGKG; this is translated from the coding sequence ATGATGCAGGCAGTCGAATCGGTCGTTCTCGTTCTGGGTCGGCGGAAACCGCTGTTGGAACGTGCATTCGGGAGGTTGGACGGGTTCCGCTTCGTCGACGTGGTTGCGCTGTCGGACACTCTTGCCGACTACGAACGCGCAGCCGACGCCATCGTCGCGCGCCGACCGGTCGTCGGGGTGGTCGCTACTTCGGAAAGCACCATGCAGCTGGCAGGATACCTTCGCACTCGGTACGGGCTGGACGGCCTGCAGTTCGAGCAGTCCCTCGTCGTCACAGACAAGTGGCACATGACCATGGCAGTACGCAGTGCGGTCCTGAGTCCTCGCACCTGGTTGTCGGGGCAATTCCTCCACGAGCGGCCGAGCGGACTGCCGGAGGTCGTCGTCAAACCCCGAGCATCGTCCTCGGCGCGCGGGGTCCGCCGGCTCTCATACATGGATGCCCTCGATTTCCTGAGTTCCGATGATCGGCTGTGGGTAGTGGCCGAGGCGATCGACGTCGAGCGCGAATTTCACTGCGATGGGGTCGTAAGCGACGGATCGATCGCGTGGATGCAGAGTTCGGAGTACGACCGTCCGGTATTGCGGTCCTTCGGAACTCGATCGACCACGGTGTTGGACGCGTCTGATCCTCTCCGCGACGAGCTGTCTCTGTTCGCATCTGCGGTGATCTCTGCGATCGCGATCGAACGCGGCGTTTTCCACCTAGAGATTATGTACGACGGTCGTCGACTGGTGTTCGGCGAAATCGGTTTCCGACCGGCCGGAACCGGAATCGCCGAGCTGATACTTCGGGTCAACGAAATCGATTTGTGGGCCGAGTTTCTTGCAGCGCAACTTGGTACCGAGCGCGCCCCGGATCGGACCGCCGCTGACGTTCGCGACGTCGCCGGGCTGATCATGGCAAGACCGGGCGTCAATGGTGAACCCCCACTGGATGAGTCTGCCGCGCGGAGCTTGCCAGGTGTCATCGGCATCGGAGTCGGCAATATCGACCGAAACACCGATCCAGAAAACATGTGCGAATACGAGTATCTGGTGTTCTTCGACGGCGTCGAACGCTCCTCGGTCGCGGATCTGCGTCGAGCCGTCGCAGGAAAGGGGTAA
- a CDS encoding MFS transporter, whose amino-acid sequence MTRTPTRAERALLFFFANSFAETLQAVGILWAAFALTDSGVVVGVVNAFAYLPGVVVGVLYRNRADSGDSDRSLARTNRALVVGSTALTVVWLVAGAEWLLIAFFIAAQILLSVVKMLNKAYIGRFVRQRFSGAQARHVLERATSLGLVGGLVGGGLGGLLLELGSAGWLFALAALMYVVSLWAIRFTLREGVDPQRVDPAPAKASPAETSSGLTGSNRRLLWLVLVFSVPSSGALPYISTLMVPFSDVIAPGAGAFYAALTIATTLGGFVAGMALSAEKITIGHVLTFGLLASAALCVGLGAATWAPLVLLLVFLVAVVLTAHVISMQVLTNQAPAENEVGKFTVMRNCVAGLAKGGFSLVAGWIVDVGGPAQSWLVLAVVLVVFGVGWYFVDRKYEGVSIPS is encoded by the coding sequence GTGACAAGGACTCCTACTCGAGCTGAGCGCGCGTTGCTCTTCTTCTTCGCCAACAGCTTCGCCGAGACACTGCAGGCCGTCGGCATTCTGTGGGCTGCTTTCGCGCTCACCGACAGCGGTGTTGTGGTCGGTGTGGTGAATGCTTTCGCGTATCTCCCCGGTGTTGTGGTCGGTGTCCTCTACCGCAATCGTGCGGACTCCGGCGACTCCGATCGCTCATTAGCGCGGACCAATCGGGCGCTCGTCGTGGGTTCGACAGCATTGACGGTCGTCTGGCTCGTCGCGGGTGCGGAATGGCTGCTCATTGCATTCTTCATCGCTGCCCAAATCCTGCTCAGCGTAGTCAAGATGCTCAACAAAGCCTATATCGGCCGATTCGTGCGGCAGCGATTCAGCGGTGCGCAAGCGCGTCACGTGCTCGAACGCGCAACGTCACTCGGACTCGTCGGTGGCCTCGTCGGGGGTGGTCTCGGCGGGCTCTTGCTCGAACTCGGCTCGGCTGGTTGGCTATTCGCGCTTGCGGCTCTGATGTACGTAGTGAGCCTGTGGGCCATTCGATTCACGCTGAGGGAGGGCGTCGATCCGCAGCGCGTCGATCCTGCCCCTGCAAAGGCGTCGCCTGCCGAGACGAGTTCCGGACTCACCGGGTCCAACCGCCGCTTGCTCTGGCTGGTACTGGTGTTCTCGGTCCCCAGCAGTGGTGCGCTTCCCTACATATCGACGCTGATGGTTCCGTTCTCGGACGTGATCGCGCCGGGTGCCGGTGCGTTCTATGCAGCCCTGACCATCGCAACCACTCTCGGCGGATTCGTCGCAGGTATGGCCTTGTCGGCCGAGAAGATCACGATCGGCCACGTGTTGACCTTTGGATTGCTCGCCTCAGCGGCCCTGTGTGTTGGGCTCGGGGCGGCAACGTGGGCGCCGCTGGTGCTGTTACTGGTTTTCCTTGTTGCGGTGGTTCTGACAGCCCACGTGATCTCGATGCAGGTGTTGACCAATCAGGCACCGGCCGAAAACGAGGTCGGGAAGTTCACGGTGATGCGCAATTGCGTTGCCGGGCTTGCAAAAGGGGGCTTTTCGCTGGTCGCCGGATGGATTGTCGACGTAGGTGGCCCAGCGCAATCATGGTTGGTGCTCGCGGTGGTCCTCGTCGTCTTCGGCGTCGGGTGGTACTTCGTCGATCGAAAGTACGAAGGAGTGTCGATCCCGTCGTGA
- a CDS encoding acetyl-CoA carboxylase biotin carboxylase subunit family protein — MEAARERGVDIHFVVEKVKADLAGSAYTLVSDLSDIAEVVRAVAASGNLVPTAAVTGHEQAVLPVAALRGLHGLPGNRDLATYLRFRDKYLQKAALPPTIAHAQCRYVKRADTEFAAMAAQMGSSLVLKPADGHGSNNTALVDSQQSYDRYFAESPILSDVGTVAESYVSGREIHVDGVWVDGRIEWSAVSAYLDQLMNWAMGGVVGDYPIDSSDSSLTRLAEAFATQVLTALGAPDTVFHLEAFVDSDGTLTLGEVAARMVGAMTPEILARTYGVDLYGASLDLALGRAPVLPKSRKAPDTLFGFVFLNRHPGARVSEADIRARFDVADCSFPESRIGDSTRSYGRWGHAILGRASVSALEADLRSVAEFTKTG; from the coding sequence GTGGAGGCAGCCCGTGAGCGCGGCGTCGACATCCACTTCGTAGTCGAAAAAGTCAAAGCAGATTTAGCGGGTTCGGCGTACACCCTGGTGTCCGATCTCAGCGATATCGCGGAGGTGGTTCGTGCGGTCGCGGCCAGCGGAAACCTCGTTCCGACGGCTGCAGTGACGGGACACGAGCAAGCTGTTCTTCCTGTTGCCGCCCTTCGTGGGCTCCACGGCCTTCCAGGAAACCGGGATCTTGCCACGTATCTGAGGTTTCGCGACAAATACCTGCAGAAGGCGGCATTGCCGCCGACGATCGCACACGCACAGTGTAGGTACGTCAAGCGAGCAGACACCGAGTTCGCGGCGATGGCTGCCCAGATGGGATCGTCCCTGGTCCTCAAGCCGGCCGATGGTCACGGATCGAACAACACCGCACTGGTGGACTCTCAGCAGTCCTACGATCGCTACTTCGCAGAGAGCCCAATCCTGTCGGATGTCGGTACCGTCGCCGAGTCCTATGTGTCAGGTCGCGAGATCCACGTCGACGGAGTGTGGGTCGACGGGCGAATCGAGTGGTCCGCTGTGTCTGCGTATCTCGATCAATTGATGAACTGGGCCATGGGCGGTGTGGTCGGCGACTATCCGATCGACTCTTCCGATTCTTCGCTGACCCGCCTCGCCGAAGCCTTCGCGACGCAAGTGCTGACGGCACTCGGAGCGCCCGACACCGTCTTCCACCTGGAAGCATTTGTAGATTCGGACGGAACGCTCACCCTCGGTGAGGTCGCAGCCCGAATGGTCGGTGCAATGACGCCGGAGATCTTGGCGCGAACCTACGGCGTCGACCTCTATGGAGCATCGCTCGACCTCGCACTCGGACGTGCACCGGTGCTGCCGAAGTCGCGGAAGGCTCCGGACACGTTGTTCGGATTCGTGTTCCTGAACCGTCACCCGGGTGCCCGAGTCAGTGAAGCTGATATTCGCGCGCGCTTCGACGTTGCCGACTGTTCCTTCCCTGAGTCCCGGATCGGCGACAGCACGAGGTCGTACGGCCGCTGGGGGCACGCGATCCTTGGGCGCGCATCGGTTTCGGCTCTGGAAGCTGACCTCCGCAGCGTCGCGGAATTCACGAAGACCGGATGA
- a CDS encoding FAD-dependent oxidoreductase — translation MPHVVTQSCCSDASCVYACPVNCIHPTPDEPDFLTAEMLHIDPQSCVDCGACVSACPVDAIVPQAKLTEAQLPFLTINADFYKQERPPRPILAPVTPAASVSRDRQPLRVAVVGSGPSAMYAADELLTQPGVRVDVYDRLPQPHGLARLGVAPDHQKTRQVSRLFETISAQEGFEYHLGVEVGKDVTHDELMDTHHAVIYAVGASSDRELRIPGAELPGRSSATDFVAWYNGHPDHAHRTFDLSHERAVVVGNGNVALDVARILTMNPDALAQTDIAPYALDALRHSAVREVVIVGRRGVAQSAFTVPEFAGLLTVPDIDLAIDRSELALDPVTVRLAASDDLPHAVAQKLQLLRHVDESPEHSDGRKRITLRYLLSPTRILGTNRVTGIEFDRMGLSADGDDVVRSTPTGDVDSIEAGLVLTSIGYRGVALPGVPFDDRAGIIPNTGGRVLQESGGQTSVGSYVTGWIKRGPSGFIGTNKSCAQETVGNLVDDFNAGRLTDPIELPSTWPTGANRGTLRRSKDKLLALRRS, via the coding sequence TTGCCCCACGTCGTCACCCAGTCATGTTGCAGCGACGCATCGTGCGTCTACGCATGCCCCGTCAACTGCATTCATCCCACTCCCGACGAGCCGGACTTCCTGACGGCGGAAATGTTGCACATCGACCCGCAATCGTGTGTCGACTGTGGCGCTTGCGTGTCGGCCTGTCCCGTCGATGCCATTGTGCCGCAGGCAAAACTGACCGAGGCGCAACTGCCGTTCCTGACGATCAATGCGGATTTCTACAAGCAGGAGCGCCCACCGCGGCCCATCCTGGCCCCGGTCACCCCGGCAGCATCGGTATCGAGGGATCGCCAGCCGCTTCGAGTCGCAGTCGTCGGATCGGGCCCGTCGGCCATGTATGCGGCAGATGAGCTGCTCACCCAACCTGGCGTGCGCGTCGATGTCTACGATCGGCTTCCGCAACCTCACGGTCTCGCTCGACTCGGCGTCGCACCCGATCATCAGAAGACGCGTCAGGTGTCCCGATTGTTCGAAACGATCTCCGCGCAAGAGGGATTCGAGTACCACCTCGGCGTGGAGGTCGGCAAGGACGTGACTCACGACGAGCTGATGGACACCCATCACGCCGTGATCTACGCAGTCGGGGCGTCATCGGATCGCGAGCTCCGTATTCCGGGAGCCGAATTGCCCGGGCGCAGTTCGGCAACCGACTTCGTCGCCTGGTACAACGGCCACCCCGATCACGCGCACCGCACATTCGACCTCTCGCACGAGCGCGCCGTCGTCGTCGGTAACGGCAACGTCGCACTCGACGTCGCCCGCATTCTGACGATGAATCCGGATGCGCTCGCTCAGACCGATATCGCACCGTACGCCTTGGACGCCCTGCGCCACAGCGCAGTTCGCGAAGTGGTCATCGTCGGCCGACGCGGTGTGGCACAGTCCGCTTTCACCGTGCCCGAGTTCGCCGGATTGCTGACCGTCCCCGATATCGACCTGGCCATCGACCGCAGCGAACTCGCACTCGATCCGGTCACCGTCCGACTCGCCGCGAGCGACGACCTACCCCACGCCGTGGCGCAGAAACTGCAGTTGCTTCGCCACGTCGACGAATCCCCCGAACACAGCGACGGCCGCAAGCGAATCACTCTGCGCTACCTGCTCTCCCCCACCAGAATCCTGGGCACAAATCGCGTGACGGGTATCGAGTTCGACAGAATGGGCCTGTCCGCGGACGGCGACGACGTGGTTCGCAGCACGCCGACAGGCGATGTGGACAGCATCGAGGCCGGCCTCGTCCTCACCTCCATCGGCTATCGCGGCGTCGCGCTCCCCGGAGTTCCGTTCGACGACCGAGCCGGCATCATTCCCAACACCGGCGGCCGTGTGTTGCAGGAATCCGGTGGGCAGACTTCGGTCGGCAGCTATGTCACCGGTTGGATCAAGCGCGGCCCCTCGGGATTCATCGGCACCAACAAATCCTGCGCCCAGGAAACCGTCGGCAATCTGGTCGACGACTTCAACGCCGGCCGCCTGACGGATCCGATCGAGCTGCCCAGCACCTGGCCGACCGGGGCGAACCGAGGCACGCTACGACGCTCGAAGGACAAACTGCTGGCCCTGCGCCGCTCCTGA
- a CDS encoding aconitase family protein, whose protein sequence is MTVSLVAGRPMADQIIHAHRTGTESDAMPVPGQLVTVSPDRVYVQDGNAPTIAKLYADHGFSTVFDRAKVSFVFDHSVLVANVDMADRMKEADEFAAALGVDVQARGRGISHVIAAELGWFAPGQLVLGSDSHTCVGGAFGAMGLGMGASDITAAMVSGATWLRVPETVVVEFVGHPHPLTRPRDVLIDLLADVGQDDFLYRSVEFVGEWIRSLTPDGRASMASLGVELGAKCVFLEDLNGDVPVGTTPDKRTIRRDIHGIEPVVSRPHLPANSATLAELAGTRVDYVFIGSCTNSRLEDLAEVAAVVRGRKVAAGTQFVITPGSIDIYRDAARLGYIDTLMEAGAVVTPPGCGACVGTQGPLPARGDNVLSTMNRNFRGRMGNPDADIYLSTPIVAAASALVGAIPTLKDIT, encoded by the coding sequence GTGACGGTGAGTCTGGTTGCGGGTCGCCCGATGGCCGACCAGATCATCCACGCACATCGGACGGGTACCGAGTCCGATGCCATGCCAGTGCCCGGCCAGCTGGTGACTGTGAGCCCGGACCGGGTCTATGTGCAGGACGGGAATGCGCCGACCATCGCGAAGCTGTACGCAGATCATGGCTTCTCGACCGTCTTCGATCGAGCCAAGGTCAGCTTCGTATTCGATCACTCGGTTCTGGTGGCCAACGTGGACATGGCCGATCGAATGAAGGAGGCTGACGAGTTCGCTGCGGCACTTGGGGTCGACGTTCAAGCTCGGGGCAGGGGAATCAGCCACGTGATTGCGGCCGAGTTGGGTTGGTTCGCGCCGGGGCAGCTGGTACTGGGATCGGACTCGCACACGTGTGTGGGTGGCGCTTTCGGTGCCATGGGGTTGGGTATGGGTGCCTCGGATATCACTGCGGCGATGGTTTCGGGTGCGACATGGCTCCGCGTGCCCGAGACCGTGGTGGTGGAGTTCGTCGGGCACCCACATCCACTGACTCGTCCGCGAGATGTATTGATCGATCTACTGGCCGATGTCGGCCAGGACGACTTCCTGTACAGATCGGTCGAGTTCGTCGGGGAATGGATCAGGTCGCTGACGCCGGACGGCCGGGCAAGCATGGCGAGCCTCGGCGTCGAACTGGGCGCCAAGTGCGTGTTCCTCGAAGACCTGAACGGTGACGTGCCGGTCGGGACTACCCCCGATAAGCGCACGATCAGACGTGACATCCACGGAATCGAACCCGTAGTGTCGCGTCCGCACCTGCCCGCCAACTCGGCGACGTTGGCCGAACTTGCAGGCACGCGCGTGGACTACGTATTCATCGGCAGTTGCACGAACAGCCGTCTCGAAGACCTGGCCGAGGTCGCTGCGGTCGTGCGGGGCCGAAAAGTAGCTGCTGGAACACAATTCGTGATCACACCGGGATCCATAGACATCTACCGCGACGCGGCGCGCTTGGGCTACATCGACACTTTGATGGAGGCAGGTGCCGTCGTGACGCCGCCCGGCTGTGGGGCGTGTGTGGGAACGCAGGGTCCCCTACCTGCGAGGGGGGACAATGTGCTGTCGACGATGAATCGAAACTTCAGAGGTCGCATGGGGAATCCCGATGCCGACATCTATCTGTCCACGCCGATAGTTGCGGCAGCGTCGGCCCTCGTGGGTGCGATTCCGACTCTGAAGGACATCACGTGA
- the leuD gene encoding hypothetical protein (catalyzes the isomerization between 2-isopropylmalate and 3-isopropylmalate in leucine biosynthesis), with amino-acid sequence MSTEVHGVRRLFGVVSTDDIIPARYKHMHTDPDLLAPHTFEAFAPGFVDTVRSGDVLVGDSLFGIGSSREQAVSALAAAGFTAVIAPRFGRIFFRNCWNLAVPAIEVDTALLVGHDSVGLDLDQGHILDRDGNVVVDFVPPPSMLIEMVRAGGLLRTLARSL; translated from the coding sequence GTGAGCACCGAGGTCCACGGCGTTCGACGATTGTTCGGGGTGGTATCGACGGACGACATAATTCCGGCTCGGTACAAACATATGCACACCGACCCGGACCTGCTTGCACCACACACTTTCGAGGCGTTCGCGCCGGGTTTCGTCGACACGGTGCGGTCGGGGGACGTTCTGGTCGGTGACTCGCTCTTCGGTATCGGCAGTTCTCGGGAGCAGGCCGTATCGGCTTTGGCTGCGGCCGGATTCACAGCGGTGATAGCCCCCAGATTCGGGCGTATCTTCTTCCGGAACTGCTGGAATCTCGCGGTGCCTGCCATCGAGGTGGATACCGCGTTGTTGGTCGGTCACGACTCTGTCGGGCTGGACCTTGATCAAGGGCACATTCTCGACCGCGACGGCAACGTAGTCGTGGATTTCGTGCCACCACCGTCGATGCTGATCGAGATGGTGCGCGCAGGAGGGCTGCTGCGTACTCTCGCTCGCTCATTGTAG
- a CDS encoding GNAT family N-acetyltransferase, with the protein MTDVTSVDSEDAGLVAELVRLVFEPFRAQFEPTAMRWTAEAIADRPDDWLVLRRDGLIVGAVRHGVDNEGYTFDSLSVDPAVRRQGIGRSLVAAVRVRAMEAGAHQLIVAVRHALSGNVAFVGACGFVRSRNFSADHDVYVAPLSAQVRR; encoded by the coding sequence GTGACAGATGTGACGTCGGTCGACAGCGAAGACGCCGGACTGGTAGCGGAACTCGTCCGTCTGGTATTCGAGCCGTTCCGTGCACAATTCGAGCCGACCGCGATGCGGTGGACGGCCGAGGCGATCGCCGATCGGCCGGACGATTGGCTTGTGCTGCGGCGAGACGGATTGATAGTCGGTGCAGTTCGTCACGGTGTCGACAACGAGGGGTACACGTTCGATTCGCTCAGCGTCGACCCTGCCGTACGCAGGCAAGGTATCGGCCGATCGTTAGTCGCGGCAGTCCGTGTGCGCGCGATGGAAGCTGGAGCGCACCAGTTGATCGTTGCCGTGCGGCACGCCCTGTCCGGCAACGTCGCGTTCGTCGGTGCGTGTGGTTTCGTTCGATCGCGGAACTTTTCTGCCGACCATGACGTCTATGTCGCACCGCTTTCTGCGCAGGTGCGCCGATGA
- a CDS encoding diiron oxygenase produces MTLTTGTTSVSVDTDATDEQQYNETLTLLSEGSVHKHFDPYVDIDWESEKFAVPANDPRWVLPAKTDPIGGHAWYRALPLDKQIEIGMWRQANVAKVGLQFENILIRGMMQYVFSLPNGSAEARYCTHESIEECNHTLMFQEMVNRVDSDAPGMSRPMKMISPFVPLFATLLPELFFVGVLAGEEPIDHIQKSVLRSGEEIHPIMQSVMAIHVAEEARHISFAHQLLRRRVPKMSKVGRFLLSLAFPITMRILCDVIVIPPKKFWTKFDIPKQVKKDLFWGTEESQHALQDYFGDVRMLATDTGMMNRAARLMWKLCGIDGKASRFRSEPDRSSSQFAA; encoded by the coding sequence ATGACACTGACGACAGGCACGACGTCCGTTTCGGTCGACACCGACGCCACGGACGAACAGCAGTACAACGAGACACTCACCCTGCTGTCCGAGGGTTCTGTGCACAAGCACTTCGATCCGTACGTCGACATCGACTGGGAGTCCGAGAAGTTCGCGGTACCCGCGAACGATCCCCGCTGGGTACTCCCCGCCAAGACGGACCCGATCGGTGGCCACGCCTGGTACCGCGCATTGCCGCTCGACAAGCAGATCGAGATCGGCATGTGGCGTCAGGCCAACGTCGCCAAGGTCGGTCTTCAGTTCGAGAACATCCTGATCCGCGGCATGATGCAGTACGTGTTCTCGCTGCCCAACGGCTCGGCCGAGGCACGCTACTGCACACACGAATCCATCGAAGAGTGCAACCACACTCTGATGTTCCAGGAGATGGTCAACCGCGTCGATTCCGACGCCCCCGGCATGAGTCGGCCCATGAAGATGATCTCGCCGTTCGTCCCGCTGTTCGCCACGCTGCTGCCCGAACTGTTCTTCGTCGGCGTTCTCGCAGGCGAGGAGCCCATCGACCACATTCAGAAGTCGGTCCTGCGGTCCGGTGAAGAAATACACCCGATCATGCAGAGCGTCATGGCCATTCACGTCGCAGAAGAAGCGCGGCACATCTCGTTCGCGCATCAGTTGCTGCGTCGTCGCGTTCCCAAGATGTCCAAGGTCGGGCGGTTCCTGCTCTCGCTGGCCTTCCCGATCACGATGCGCATCCTGTGCGACGTCATCGTCATTCCGCCGAAGAAGTTCTGGACGAAGTTCGATATCCCGAAGCAGGTCAAGAAAGACCTGTTCTGGGGCACCGAGGAATCCCAGCACGCGCTGCAGGACTACTTCGGAGACGTACGCATGCTGGCCACCGACACCGGCATGATGAATCGCGCCGCCCGGCTGATGTGGAAGCTGTGCGGAATCGACGGCAAAGCGTCACGTTTCCGCAGCGAACCCGACCGCAGTTCCAGCCAGTTCGCCGCATAG
- a CDS encoding ATP-grasp domain-containing protein yields the protein MTMPGRERCDGHRVLLVGGKPDRALHALRDLGASVTCVASVKHAAKLSGGALVDAAVAVRNPADAEDVMLGLSRHGIRVEEFDVVTSALEFGLVAASVIGSAVSVRSLPLRTAVLLRDKPSQKRALLDAGIRVASSEVFVAPDDLEGAVARVGGLPVVVKPTDGAGAGDTEMIRSADDLRGWSARARPRPWLCESFVVGDELHLDGVVRNGTLRSVCTSRYFAPMIGVYDGELSGSAMLGAERSDIVSLAAETCMAQVVAALDLQDCVFHAEMFEQADGSVVFGEIGGRVGGGRIDEMVRRGTGVDLHSAWAAAALGVEEAFRADRSPGLVFGNLDLRTDPGTIVTLPSVEEIMGRSGVVDAELKLRPGDSMEAVADTNTRAGRAVFAADTWSQAREAAVTLDAWFRSRTVLA from the coding sequence ATGACGATGCCCGGACGAGAACGATGCGACGGTCACCGAGTGCTGCTCGTTGGTGGAAAGCCCGACCGTGCACTGCACGCGCTTCGTGACCTCGGGGCGAGCGTGACCTGCGTAGCGAGCGTCAAACACGCGGCGAAACTGTCCGGGGGTGCTCTGGTGGACGCAGCGGTAGCGGTCCGGAACCCCGCAGATGCGGAGGATGTGATGCTCGGACTGTCCCGTCACGGCATCAGGGTCGAAGAGTTCGATGTCGTAACCAGCGCCCTGGAGTTCGGGCTCGTGGCGGCATCGGTCATCGGATCGGCGGTCAGTGTCCGATCGCTACCGCTACGTACCGCAGTCCTGCTGCGCGACAAACCATCTCAGAAGCGCGCACTCCTGGACGCAGGGATACGGGTGGCGTCGAGTGAGGTGTTCGTCGCACCAGATGACCTCGAGGGGGCGGTGGCTCGGGTGGGTGGTCTCCCGGTCGTGGTCAAACCTACAGACGGTGCAGGTGCGGGTGATACCGAGATGATCCGCAGTGCGGACGACCTGCGCGGGTGGAGTGCTCGTGCACGCCCCCGTCCGTGGTTGTGCGAGTCCTTCGTCGTTGGCGACGAACTCCACCTCGATGGCGTCGTCCGAAATGGAACGTTGCGCAGCGTGTGCACCTCCCGATACTTCGCACCGATGATCGGCGTGTACGACGGGGAATTGAGCGGTTCGGCCATGCTCGGTGCCGAACGTTCCGACATCGTCTCTCTCGCTGCCGAGACGTGCATGGCGCAGGTGGTCGCCGCACTCGATCTACAGGATTGTGTATTTCATGCCGAGATGTTCGAGCAAGCCGACGGGTCGGTGGTCTTCGGCGAGATCGGTGGCCGCGTCGGGGGCGGCCGAATTGACGAGATGGTTCGGCGGGGAACGGGAGTCGACCTTCACTCGGCCTGGGCTGCAGCTGCGCTCGGTGTCGAAGAAGCCTTTCGCGCTGATCGGTCGCCAGGGTTGGTCTTCGGTAATCTGGACCTGCGGACCGATCCAGGAACCATCGTGACCCTACCTTCGGTGGAAGAGATCATGGGACGATCAGGAGTTGTTGACGCGGAGCTTAAACTTCGCCCAGGCGACAGTATGGAAGCAGTGGCGGACACCAACACCAGGGCCGGGCGGGCCGTGTTCGCGGCTGACACTTGGTCACAGGCCCGAGAGGCCGCAGTGACGTTAGACGCCTGGTTCCGATCTAGAACCGTGCTGGCGTAG